A portion of the Cellulophaga algicola DSM 14237 genome contains these proteins:
- a CDS encoding SDR family NAD(P)-dependent oxidoreductase has protein sequence MANIIITGSSRGIGFEMAKLFANDGHQVLALSRNDKPILALNHPNITTFPFDLSSSRDLEILHDFITTTWEQVDVLINNAGMLLNKPFLEISDQEFEAVYRVNVFGVASVTKTVLPRMHKSGHVVTISSMGGVQGSLKFPGLAAYSSSKAAVITLTELWAEEFKEKGPSFNVLALGAVQTEMLEEAFPGYQAPNTALEMATYIKEFSLTGNKFYNGKLLQVSSSTP, from the coding sequence ATGGCGAATATTATTATTACAGGTTCTAGTAGAGGTATTGGTTTTGAAATGGCGAAGTTGTTTGCAAATGACGGACACCAAGTGTTGGCATTATCTAGGAATGACAAGCCTATATTAGCTTTAAACCATCCTAATATTACCACTTTCCCTTTTGACTTATCTTCTTCTAGAGATTTAGAAATTCTTCATGATTTTATTACAACAACATGGGAGCAAGTAGATGTTCTAATTAATAACGCCGGAATGTTGTTAAATAAACCTTTTCTTGAAATTTCTGATCAAGAATTTGAAGCGGTTTATCGGGTAAATGTTTTTGGAGTAGCCAGTGTTACTAAGACTGTTTTGCCGCGCATGCATAAATCTGGTCATGTAGTAACCATAAGTTCTATGGGGGGCGTACAAGGGAGTTTAAAGTTTCCTGGGTTAGCAGCATATAGTTCTAGTAAAGCAGCAGTAATTACGTTAACAGAGCTATGGGCAGAAGAGTTTAAAGAAAAAGGACCGTCATTTAATGTATTGGCTTTGGGGGCGGTACAAACGGAAATGTTAGAAGAGGCTTTTCCTGGATATCAAGCACCAAATACAGCCTTAGAAATGGCAACTTATATTAAAGAGTTTTCATTGACCGGAAATAAATTTTACAACGGTAAACTTCTTCAAGTAAGCAGCAGTACACCTTAA
- a CDS encoding ABC transporter ATP-binding protein, whose translation MIEVNDIHKSFGEAEILKGVTTQFEKGKTNLVIGQSGSGKTVFLKCLLGLFEPEEGSICYDGRTYSSLSGDEKRDLRQEMGMVFQGSALFDSMTVEGNVTFPLEMFTKQSKSEMQDRVNAVLKRVNLIDAHHKYPSEISGGMQKRVAIARAIVMNPKYLFCDEPNSGLDPKTAILIDNLIQEITEEYDITTVINTHDMNSVMEIGQKILFLKNGLKEWEGTNKEIFKTDNAAVTDFVYSSELFKKVRQMYIEERN comes from the coding sequence ATGATAGAAGTAAACGACATACACAAATCATTCGGAGAGGCTGAAATCTTAAAAGGAGTTACTACTCAATTTGAGAAAGGTAAAACCAATTTAGTCATTGGGCAAAGTGGTTCTGGTAAAACTGTATTTCTAAAGTGCCTATTGGGGCTTTTTGAACCAGAAGAAGGGTCTATTTGCTATGATGGAAGAACCTATTCTAGTCTATCTGGTGATGAGAAAAGAGATTTACGTCAAGAAATGGGAATGGTCTTTCAAGGAAGCGCCTTGTTTGATTCTATGACCGTGGAAGGCAATGTAACGTTCCCTTTAGAGATGTTTACCAAGCAATCTAAATCTGAAATGCAAGATAGAGTTAATGCGGTTTTAAAACGCGTTAACCTTATTGATGCACACCATAAATATCCATCAGAAATATCTGGAGGAATGCAAAAAAGAGTTGCTATTGCGCGTGCAATTGTAATGAACCCTAAGTATTTATTCTGTGATGAACCTAACTCTGGTTTAGACCCGAAAACGGCTATTCTAATTGATAATCTTATTCAAGAAATTACAGAAGAATATGATATTACTACGGTAATTAATACTCATGATATGAATTCTGTGATGGAAATAGGGCAAAAGATCTTATTCTTAAAAAATGGATTAAAAGAATGGGAAGGGACTAATAAAGAGATATTCAAAACCGATAACGCTGCCGTTACCGATTTTGTTTATTCTTCTGAGTTATTTAAAAAAGTACGCCAGATGTATATTGAAGAACGTAATTAA
- a CDS encoding mannose-1-phosphate guanylyltransferase codes for MNKNYYAVLMAGGVGSRFWPISTSENPKQFHDMLGTGDTLIQKTFKRLNKFVPQENILILTNERYNDLVLEQLPLVKQEQVVLEPAMRNTAPCILYAALKIQKQNPDAVMIVAPSDHWIEDEAAFASDVKACFDKCEKEDVLCTLGIKPTFPNTGFGYIEFEKGNAEGLKKVNQFREKPDYETAKEFLAQGNFLWNAGIFMWSVKTIVAAFKNYQPSQYALFEKGMSVYNTPTEQEFINENYPKAENISIDYAILEQSKSIYVKPATFDWNDLGTWGSLYDKLDKDSDNNAVVNSQVLSQDASGNMIRSPKGKVVVVDGLNDYIIVDKEDVLLIYPKSKEQDIKQVLTKVKDKFGKQYT; via the coding sequence ATGAATAAAAATTATTATGCCGTTTTAATGGCAGGAGGAGTAGGATCAAGATTTTGGCCTATAAGCACATCAGAAAATCCAAAACAGTTTCATGATATGTTGGGTACTGGTGATACACTAATTCAAAAAACATTTAAGCGTTTAAATAAGTTTGTACCTCAAGAGAATATTCTCATCCTAACCAATGAAAGGTATAATGATTTGGTTCTTGAGCAGTTACCTTTAGTAAAACAAGAACAGGTAGTTTTAGAACCTGCAATGCGTAATACCGCCCCTTGTATTTTATATGCAGCGTTAAAAATTCAAAAACAAAATCCTGATGCTGTAATGATAGTGGCACCTAGTGATCATTGGATTGAAGATGAGGCGGCATTTGCGAGTGATGTAAAAGCTTGTTTTGATAAGTGTGAAAAGGAAGATGTACTTTGTACTTTAGGGATTAAGCCAACATTTCCTAATACCGGTTTTGGGTATATTGAATTTGAAAAAGGGAATGCCGAAGGATTGAAAAAAGTAAATCAATTTAGAGAAAAACCAGATTATGAAACTGCTAAAGAATTTTTAGCTCAAGGTAATTTTCTTTGGAATGCAGGTATTTTTATGTGGAGTGTTAAAACAATTGTTGCGGCATTTAAAAACTACCAACCCTCTCAATATGCTTTATTTGAAAAGGGTATGAGTGTTTATAATACGCCTACTGAGCAGGAGTTTATAAATGAGAACTACCCAAAAGCAGAGAATATTTCTATTGATTACGCTATTTTGGAGCAATCAAAAAGTATCTATGTAAAACCAGCAACTTTTGATTGGAATGATTTAGGTACTTGGGGTTCTTTATATGACAAGTTAGACAAAGACAGTGATAACAATGCGGTAGTCAATAGTCAAGTTTTAAGTCAGGATGCTAGTGGTAACATGATTAGATCTCCTAAAGGTAAGGTAGTTGTCGTAGATGGCTTAAATGATTATATTATCGTAGATAAGGAAGATGTATTATTAATTTATCCAAAGTCTAAAGAGCAAGATATTAAACAAGTACTTACCAAAGTAAAAGATAAGTTTGGCAAACAGTATACCTAA
- the pafA gene encoding alkaline phosphatase PafA, translating to MNYKNSAVVLLTAFMYFTTSTVQAQRKSKKNKEEKTIVEAPFVRPKLVVGIVVDQMRYDYLTRFYDQYGEGGFKRLMNEGFNCKNNHFNYAPTYTAPGHTSVYTGTTPATHGIIGNNWYDKELDKEVYCVTDANYTSVGTTSDAGQVSPFQNAVTTVTDELRLHTQMRGKVIGIALKDRGAVLPAGHTANAAYWFHGKDEGRWITSSFYRSDLPKWVLDFNASGKAVSYKKPWNTLKSIDTYLESGTDDNAYEGKFKGEVNSAFPHDIPALWDENGQFDLLKATPSGNSLTADFAIAALDGESLGADAITDFLAVSFSSTDYVGHMYGVNSKEVEDTYLNLDADLERLLNTLDEKVGEGEYTVFLTADHAAVDVPSYLKDQKIPAGYTDNNALKDKFTQFLKYTYGTEDIVKNISNSQVFLDYKIVKNLDLELREVEEQIANEFMTYGIYELVFTAEQMLENNYTHGIPYIIQNGYNPLRSGDVMLVLKPNYIQYGGTGSTHGSPYNYDTHVPLLFFGKGIKKGATVAPTEIPDIAPTISAMLGIAFPNGATGKPIAAVLE from the coding sequence ATGAATTATAAAAATTCTGCTGTGGTATTGCTTACAGCATTTATGTACTTTACGACTAGTACAGTACAAGCACAACGAAAATCAAAAAAGAACAAAGAAGAAAAGACAATTGTTGAAGCTCCTTTTGTAAGGCCAAAATTGGTGGTGGGTATTGTGGTTGATCAAATGCGGTACGATTATCTGACTCGTTTTTATGATCAATATGGAGAAGGAGGTTTTAAGCGCTTAATGAATGAAGGTTTTAATTGTAAAAATAATCATTTTAATTATGCCCCTACCTATACGGCACCAGGGCATACCTCCGTGTATACTGGTACGACACCAGCTACTCACGGAATAATTGGAAATAACTGGTATGATAAGGAGCTAGACAAGGAAGTGTATTGTGTTACGGATGCTAATTACACTTCAGTAGGTACTACTTCTGATGCGGGTCAAGTATCTCCTTTTCAAAATGCGGTTACTACGGTAACAGATGAATTGCGTTTGCATACACAAATGCGAGGTAAAGTAATAGGGATAGCGCTTAAAGATAGAGGAGCTGTTTTACCTGCCGGACATACGGCAAACGCAGCGTATTGGTTTCATGGTAAAGATGAAGGCCGCTGGATTACGAGTAGTTTTTATAGAAGTGATTTGCCAAAGTGGGTGTTAGATTTTAATGCCTCAGGGAAAGCAGTTTCGTATAAAAAACCATGGAATACCTTAAAAAGTATTGACACGTATTTAGAGAGTGGTACAGATGATAATGCTTATGAAGGTAAGTTTAAAGGAGAAGTGAATTCTGCTTTTCCACATGATATTCCTGCACTTTGGGATGAAAATGGGCAGTTTGACCTTCTTAAAGCAACTCCTTCTGGGAATAGTTTAACGGCAGATTTTGCTATTGCAGCTTTAGATGGTGAAAGTTTAGGGGCAGATGCAATTACCGACTTTTTAGCCGTAAGTTTTTCAAGTACAGATTATGTAGGGCATATGTATGGTGTTAATTCTAAAGAAGTAGAAGACACCTATTTAAATTTAGATGCCGATTTAGAACGGTTATTAAATACCTTAGATGAAAAAGTTGGTGAAGGAGAATATACTGTTTTCTTAACCGCAGATCATGCAGCAGTAGATGTACCTTCTTATTTAAAAGACCAGAAAATACCAGCAGGATATACAGATAATAATGCCTTGAAGGATAAGTTTACTCAGTTTTTAAAGTACACCTATGGTACCGAAGATATTGTTAAAAACATATCTAACAGTCAAGTATTTTTAGATTATAAGATTGTAAAGAATTTAGATTTAGAACTAAGAGAAGTAGAAGAACAAATTGCGAATGAATTCATGACTTATGGTATCTATGAGCTTGTGTTTACAGCAGAGCAAATGTTAGAAAATAACTATACACATGGCATTCCTTATATTATCCAGAATGGATACAACCCCTTAAGATCCGGAGATGTGATGCTGGTATTAAAGCCAAATTACATTCAGTATGGTGGTACGGGATCTACGCATGGTTCTCCTTATAATTATGATACACATGTTCCTTTATTATTTTTTGGAAAAGGGATAAAAAAGGGAGCAACAGTAGCGCCTACTGAAATTCCTGATATAGCACCAACAATATCAGCAATGTTAGGCATTGCGTTCCCTAATGGAGCTACCGGTAAACCAATTGCAGCGGTTTTAGAATAA
- a CDS encoding MlaE family ABC transporter permease — MNYLASIGSYFIMIREVFKKPTKWRIMKSLILKEIDELIYGSLGIIIFISFFIGGVVAIQTALNMTNPLIPRNLIGFATRQSVILEFAPTFTSIIMAGKVGSYITSSIGTMRVTEQIDALEVMGVNSLNYLVFPKIVALLLYPFAIAIAMYVGIFGGWIAGVFGGFSTSADFVEGIQLDFIPFHVTYSFIKTIIFAFIIATIPSFHGFYMKGGALEVGKASTTSFVWTSVVIIIVNYVLTQLLLG, encoded by the coding sequence ATGAACTACCTAGCATCAATTGGCAGTTATTTTATTATGATACGTGAGGTTTTTAAAAAACCTACGAAATGGAGAATAATGAAATCGCTTATTCTTAAAGAGATAGATGAACTTATTTATGGCTCTTTAGGTATCATCATATTTATTTCCTTTTTTATTGGAGGGGTTGTAGCCATACAAACCGCCTTAAATATGACGAACCCATTAATCCCGAGAAATCTTATAGGTTTTGCCACGAGACAATCGGTTATTTTAGAGTTCGCCCCTACGTTTACCTCTATTATCATGGCAGGGAAAGTAGGCTCTTATATTACTTCTAGCATTGGTACAATGCGGGTTACAGAACAAATTGATGCCTTAGAAGTCATGGGTGTAAATTCGTTAAATTACCTCGTATTCCCTAAAATTGTTGCCTTACTATTATATCCTTTCGCTATTGCTATAGCCATGTATGTGGGTATTTTTGGTGGGTGGATTGCCGGAGTATTTGGCGGATTTAGCACGAGTGCTGATTTTGTTGAAGGTATTCAATTAGATTTTATTCCGTTTCATGTGACCTATTCCTTTATAAAAACAATAATCTTTGCTTTTATTATTGCAACGATACCTTCTTTTCACGGGTTTTATATGAAAGGTGGGGCTTTAGAAGTTGGTAAAGCAAGTACAACATCGTTTGTATGGACGAGTGTGGTTATCATTATTGTAAATTATGTACTAACACAATTATTACTAGGATAA
- a CDS encoding TolB family protein — MKNNLTYNVFFATMIAFSCYTIQAQDSDTNRMSKSEKIENTKRKENFNTLKSLGYSEKEIYEDLGNANFLSENYETALHWYTKLFKLSDGAGVRDSYVERYQFAIEKTGNQKASKFSNDKNWVAAVKSEYYEEKSRDNKFNDFYINPTASKKSIEEFVARETKSSITSENQIDTKQEELQIAITPDGTAAYFTKAIYVKPEYGVFSKKELVHKIFKAEKVSGQWKTVEEVALGPKNSSSMHPAISEDGKRLFFASDMPGTFGKFDIYVADLKSNGKFGAVKNLGKKVNTNENDLYPNIVGGTSLFFASNGHKGYGGLDVFMVEVANNKVGASVNLGSPINSSKDEFSLDIMNKNGTGYVIINRGEDKGAVERVAFSYSKSGRSFTPETKDDGILEAMNTESKINYATSIFEDK; from the coding sequence ATGAAAAATAATTTAACCTACAACGTGTTTTTTGCAACAATGATTGCATTTTCATGCTACACTATTCAAGCACAAGATTCTGACACGAATAGAATGTCAAAATCAGAAAAAATAGAAAACACGAAACGAAAAGAAAATTTTAATACTCTAAAGAGTTTAGGATATTCAGAAAAAGAAATTTATGAAGATTTGGGTAATGCCAATTTTTTAAGTGAGAATTATGAGACGGCATTACACTGGTACACAAAACTTTTTAAGTTAAGTGATGGAGCAGGAGTGCGTGATAGTTATGTAGAGCGTTACCAATTTGCAATTGAAAAGACAGGCAATCAAAAAGCATCAAAATTTTCAAATGATAAAAATTGGGTTGCCGCTGTAAAATCAGAATATTATGAAGAAAAATCAAGGGATAATAAATTCAATGATTTTTATATCAATCCAACAGCAAGTAAAAAGTCTATAGAAGAATTTGTGGCTAGAGAGACTAAATCTTCAATAACGTCAGAAAATCAAATAGATACTAAACAAGAAGAATTGCAGATTGCAATTACACCAGATGGTACGGCTGCATACTTTACGAAGGCTATATATGTTAAACCAGAATATGGTGTATTTTCAAAAAAAGAATTAGTACATAAAATATTTAAAGCAGAAAAAGTATCGGGACAATGGAAAACGGTTGAAGAAGTAGCTTTAGGGCCTAAGAATTCTTCTTCTATGCATCCAGCGATTTCAGAAGACGGTAAACGCTTATTTTTTGCATCAGACATGCCAGGTACATTTGGTAAGTTTGATATCTATGTAGCAGATTTAAAATCAAACGGTAAGTTTGGTGCTGTTAAAAATTTAGGAAAGAAAGTCAATACAAATGAGAATGATTTGTATCCAAATATTGTGGGAGGGACTTCGCTATTTTTCGCCTCAAATGGGCATAAAGGCTATGGGGGACTAGATGTTTTTATGGTGGAAGTAGCTAATAACAAGGTTGGCGCTTCTGTCAACCTTGGTAGTCCCATTAACAGTTCAAAAGATGAATTCTCCTTAGATATTATGAATAAAAACGGAACGGGTTATGTGATAATCAACCGTGGAGAAGATAAAGGCGCTGTAGAGCGTGTAGCATTCAGTTATTCTAAATCAGGACGTAGTTTTACCCCAGAAACTAAAGATGATGGCATATTAGAAGCCATGAATACAGAGTCTAAAATAAATTATGCGACCTCAATATTTGAAGATAAGTAG
- a CDS encoding SprT-like domain-containing protein, with translation MQKTLEKYIPERAVALCITLIKDNGVNLKIVNQRVTRHGDYRKLPDGSHKITVNASLNKYRFLITLVHEIAHLVAFERFGRQIKPHGLEWKRTFQGLMLPFIHPDVFPNKVLPLIANHFKNPSASSDTDARLSLALKQYDEQLKENSYVFEIPIGSVFRIHNGRIFKKGNRKVKRYECSELATGKMYLFQPNAEVELIKD, from the coding sequence ATGCAGAAAACACTAGAAAAATATATTCCAGAACGAGCTGTTGCATTATGCATCACCTTAATCAAGGATAATGGTGTTAATTTAAAAATAGTAAATCAACGGGTAACGCGTCATGGAGATTACCGCAAATTACCAGATGGATCTCATAAAATTACAGTAAATGCATCTTTAAATAAATATCGATTTTTAATAACATTAGTGCATGAAATTGCACATTTAGTAGCCTTTGAAAGGTTTGGACGCCAAATAAAGCCACATGGCTTAGAGTGGAAACGCACTTTTCAAGGTCTTATGTTACCATTTATACACCCAGATGTATTTCCAAATAAAGTATTGCCATTAATCGCTAATCATTTTAAAAACCCAAGTGCAAGTAGTGATACTGATGCAAGATTATCCTTAGCGTTAAAACAATATGACGAACAATTAAAGGAAAACTCTTACGTTTTTGAAATACCTATTGGAAGTGTTTTTAGAATACACAATGGTAGAATTTTTAAAAAAGGGAACAGAAAAGTAAAACGATACGAATGCTCAGAATTGGCAACAGGTAAGATGTATTTATTTCAGCCAAATGCAGAAGTAGAATTAATAAAAGACTAA
- a CDS encoding DUF389 domain-containing protein gives MQDELNKDHIAPNSNEEQKGEEVKKDLHGLLDSTKQFLSELLDIRKNTDQEATRESIVADIPFKGHTSWILICSIFIASIGLNANSTAVVIGAMLISPLMGPILGMGLSLAINDVDTLRRSLKNFGVMVVLSILTAFLFFKFFPLRDESSELLARTAPDIRDVLIAFFGGLALVIARAKKGTIASVIFGVAIATALMPPLCTVGFGLAIGNWDYASGAMYLFTINTIFIGLATFLVIKILGFPMVRYANSQRRRTIARLASLVAILVMIPASYTFFQAWKESKFKSEAQSFIADNVAKYKFSGNGMFLENFTNIEYHGSDKNFFDMIFGSKAKDKKSSIEVMFMGEELVPDNIIASWESIKNEEYPELKGTNLKIIQGSKNEAVDQFKYVNELYESKKAELLTKDERIKILEDDLVKLNKLKRLQIPFEDISAEAKVNYKELESLSYSYTIRTDFKKLDTIPVFEVDWQKDLKKTQVEADTKKITEWLKLRLKNSKIEVREKVD, from the coding sequence ATGCAAGACGAATTAAATAAAGACCACATAGCTCCTAATAGTAATGAAGAACAAAAGGGTGAGGAAGTAAAAAAAGATCTTCATGGTCTTCTGGATTCTACAAAGCAATTTTTATCGGAATTATTAGACATAAGAAAGAATACAGATCAGGAAGCTACGAGAGAATCTATTGTGGCAGATATTCCCTTTAAAGGACATACTTCCTGGATTTTAATTTGCTCTATATTTATTGCGTCAATTGGTTTAAATGCAAACTCTACAGCGGTAGTGATTGGTGCGATGTTAATTTCGCCTTTAATGGGCCCTATCTTAGGAATGGGACTATCATTGGCTATTAATGATGTTGATACGTTACGCAGGTCTTTAAAGAATTTTGGAGTTATGGTGGTCTTGAGTATTCTGACCGCCTTTTTATTCTTTAAATTTTTTCCTTTACGCGATGAGTCTTCTGAGCTTTTGGCGCGAACTGCACCAGATATTCGAGATGTTTTAATTGCATTTTTTGGTGGTTTAGCATTAGTTATTGCGCGAGCGAAAAAAGGAACTATTGCCAGTGTTATTTTTGGAGTTGCAATTGCAACTGCCTTAATGCCACCTTTATGTACGGTTGGTTTTGGACTCGCAATAGGCAATTGGGATTATGCTAGTGGTGCCATGTATTTATTTACAATCAATACCATTTTTATTGGTTTAGCTACATTCTTAGTGATTAAGATTTTAGGGTTTCCAATGGTGCGTTATGCCAATTCTCAGCGCAGAAGAACAATCGCCAGATTAGCCTCTTTAGTAGCTATTTTAGTAATGATTCCTGCTAGTTATACGTTTTTTCAGGCTTGGAAAGAGTCTAAGTTTAAAAGTGAAGCACAAAGTTTTATAGCAGATAATGTAGCAAAGTATAAATTTTCAGGAAACGGAATGTTTTTAGAGAACTTTACCAATATTGAATATCACGGTAGTGATAAAAACTTCTTTGACATGATTTTTGGTAGTAAAGCCAAAGATAAAAAATCTTCAATTGAAGTAATGTTCATGGGAGAAGAATTAGTTCCTGATAATATTATTGCCAGTTGGGAGTCTATTAAAAATGAAGAGTATCCCGAATTAAAAGGGACCAATTTAAAAATTATTCAAGGATCTAAAAATGAGGCTGTCGATCAGTTTAAATATGTAAACGAACTGTATGAATCTAAAAAAGCAGAATTGCTCACTAAAGATGAGCGAATTAAAATCTTAGAAGATGATTTAGTGAAATTAAATAAGCTAAAGCGTTTACAGATACCTTTTGAAGATATTAGTGCAGAAGCGAAAGTAAATTATAAAGAATTAGAATCGTTAAGCTATTCTTATACGATAAGAACAGATTTTAAAAAATTAGATACTATTCCTGTTTTTGAAGTGGATTGGCAAAAAGACTTAAAGAAAACGCAAGTAGAAGCGGATACAAAGAAAATAACCGAATGGTTAAAGCTTCGTTTAAAAAATTCTAAAATTGAAGTTAGAGAAAAAGTAGATTAA
- a CDS encoding glycosyltransferase family 2 protein, with amino-acid sequence MKYYVVIPAHNEQDFLEGTLQSLISQTLLPKKVIIVNDNSTDNTEAIIDKFTTNCPFITKLNTTSSTEHMPGSKVINAFTKGLALLDEEYDFIVKLDADLILPTNYFSEIATVFKTNSTAGVAGGFVFEKNKLGEWQLNHPMHKKHVRGAFKAYSNTCFKAIGGLKNAMGWDTVDELLTQYHGFEVITLDGLNVKHLRPTGDAYNKKAKQLQGKAMYQMHYGFIITLIASLKMAFKQQKLNAFFDNIKGYLNAKKQKTPFLVAPEEGQFIRNLRWKGIKKQLF; translated from the coding sequence ATGAAATATTACGTAGTTATTCCCGCGCACAATGAACAAGACTTTTTAGAAGGGACTTTACAATCTCTAATATCACAAACTCTTCTGCCTAAAAAAGTAATTATTGTTAACGATAACTCTACCGATAATACGGAAGCGATAATCGATAAATTCACTACTAATTGTCCTTTTATTACAAAACTGAATACGACTTCGTCTACGGAACATATGCCAGGCAGTAAAGTTATTAATGCCTTTACTAAAGGTTTAGCGCTATTAGATGAAGAGTATGACTTTATCGTAAAATTAGACGCAGACCTTATACTGCCTACAAACTATTTTTCCGAAATAGCCACTGTATTTAAAACAAACAGTACTGCAGGTGTTGCTGGTGGATTTGTTTTTGAGAAAAATAAACTAGGCGAATGGCAACTTAACCACCCGATGCATAAAAAACATGTACGCGGAGCATTTAAAGCCTATTCTAACACATGTTTTAAAGCAATTGGGGGACTTAAGAATGCTATGGGATGGGATACGGTAGACGAACTGCTAACCCAGTATCATGGATTTGAAGTAATCACCTTAGATGGTTTAAACGTAAAACACTTACGCCCTACTGGAGATGCCTATAACAAAAAAGCCAAGCAGCTTCAAGGAAAAGCAATGTATCAAATGCATTATGGTTTTATAATTACCTTAATTGCTTCACTAAAAATGGCGTTCAAACAACAGAAATTAAATGCCTTTTTTGATAATATAAAGGGATACCTAAATGCAAAAAAACAAAAAACCCCCTTCTTGGTAGCACCAGAAGAGGGTCAGTTTATTCGCAATTTACGTTGGAAAGGAATTAAAAAACAATTATTCTAA
- a CDS encoding M28 family metallopeptidase — MKSIICLFSVLILTACGTVKMKETDPENIAPVAREGGGELMISETETDDGVLLQSRKAVPFIDFSSSKDVGDIITYLASDELKGREAGSEGIEKAANYIEEIFKKNGVKPFFDSYKDTISNFSEPAYNVVGVLEGNDPKLKNEVVVIGAHYDHIGLISPKNGDEIANGANDNASGTTTVLELARYFALNKLNKRTVIFALFTAEEKGLLGSKDLAKRLKEKNIDLYTMLNFEMVGVALQDKDYFMYVTGYQSTNLAEVANDYAGEKLIGFLPSAQKMNLFQRSDNYAFHTEFGVPSQTFCTFDFTNFDHYHGVDDEAELMDFDHMALVVNKSIPMVTGIINAPTKEIKYN, encoded by the coding sequence ATGAAATCAATTATTTGTCTTTTTTCTGTTTTGATATTAACAGCATGTGGTACTGTTAAAATGAAAGAAACAGATCCTGAAAATATTGCCCCAGTAGCTCGCGAGGGTGGCGGTGAGCTTATGATAAGCGAAACGGAAACAGATGATGGCGTACTTCTTCAATCTAGAAAAGCAGTGCCGTTTATAGATTTTAGTTCTTCAAAAGATGTAGGCGATATTATTACTTATCTGGCCTCTGATGAATTAAAAGGAAGAGAAGCAGGGAGTGAAGGAATAGAAAAAGCAGCAAACTATATAGAGGAAATCTTCAAAAAAAATGGGGTAAAACCATTTTTTGACTCTTATAAGGATACCATTTCGAATTTTAGCGAACCTGCTTATAATGTTGTAGGGGTGTTAGAAGGTAATGATCCTAAATTAAAAAATGAAGTTGTTGTTATCGGCGCACATTATGATCATATAGGATTAATTTCTCCTAAAAATGGAGATGAAATTGCAAACGGAGCTAATGATAATGCATCAGGAACAACCACGGTTTTAGAGCTTGCTCGTTATTTTGCTTTAAACAAGCTTAATAAACGCACTGTTATTTTTGCTTTATTTACAGCAGAAGAAAAAGGCCTTTTGGGTTCTAAAGATTTAGCAAAAAGATTAAAAGAAAAAAACATTGACTTATACACCATGCTAAATTTTGAAATGGTTGGTGTAGCCTTGCAAGATAAAGACTATTTTATGTACGTAACAGGCTACCAAAGTACTAATTTAGCGGAAGTTGCTAATGACTATGCAGGAGAGAAATTAATTGGCTTTTTACCATCTGCACAAAAAATGAATTTATTTCAGCGTTCAGATAATTATGCTTTTCATACCGAATTTGGAGTGCCATCTCAAACGTTTTGCACTTTCGATTTTACAAATTTTGATCATTACCATGGGGTAGATGACGAAGCTGAGTTGATGGATTTTGATCATATGGCACTTGTGGTTAATAAATCAATTCCAATGGTAACCGGTATTATTAATGCACCTACTAAGGAAATAAAGTACAACTAA